From Pseudorca crassidens isolate mPseCra1 chromosome 15, mPseCra1.hap1, whole genome shotgun sequence, one genomic window encodes:
- the NKAIN4 gene encoding sodium/potassium-transporting ATPase subunit beta-1-interacting protein 4 — MGCCSGRCTLIFLCTFQLVTALERQVFDFLGYQWAPILATFTHIVVVILGLFGTIQYRPRYIVVYAVWAAAWVTWNVFIICFYLEVGGLSKDSGLLTFSLSRHHSWWHEHGPGCVHREPMASLGPPDSQALVPGTGCTLERGCVEALHSALQILVALVGFICACHVVSVVTEEEDSFDFIGGFDPFPLCHVSEKPSSLSFEQVCLPSESSLPFRATPAAIPGPGPLGSPQSFYPISEAPRQLRAIRGRPVA; from the exons GTCACCGCCCTGGAGCGGCAGGTGTTCGACTTCCTGGGCTACCAGTGGGCACCCATCCTGGCCACCTTCACCCACATTGTCGTGGTCATCCTGGGGCTCTTCGGCACCATCCAGTACCGGCCTCGCTACATCGTGGTG TACGCAGTGTGGGCGGCCGCCTGGGTCACCTGGAACGTCTTCATTATCTGCTTCTACTTGGAAGTGGGGGGCCTCTCAAAG gacagCGGGCTCCTGACCTTCAGCCTCTCCCGGCACCACTCCTGGTGGCATGAGCATGGCCCGGGCTGCGTGCACAGGGAGCCGATGGCCAGCCTGGGTCCCCCGGACAGCCAGGCCCTGGTGCCAGGCACCGGCTGCACCCTGGAGCGTGGCTGCGTGGAGGCCCTGCACAGCGCCCTGCAGATCCTGGTGGCG CTTGTGGGCTTCATCTGTGCCTGCCACGTGGTCAGTGTTGTCACCGAGGAGGAGGACAGCT ttgatttcattggtggatttgacCCGTTTCCTCTCTGCCATGTCAGTGAAAAGCCCTCCAGCCTCTCGTTCGAGCAGGTGTGCCT GCCCTCAGAGTCGAGCCTGCCCTTCAGGGCCACACCTGCGGCcatccctggccctggccctcttGGTAGCCCCCAGTCCTTCTACCCTATAAGTGAGGCCCCACGCCAGCTAAGGGCCATCAGAG GCCGGCCGGTGGCATAG